The uncultured Hyphomonas sp. genome includes a window with the following:
- a CDS encoding DegT/DnrJ/EryC1/StrS family aminotransferase, with protein sequence MSLPFIDLQAQRKRIETEVNAAILSVVESGRYVLGPEVTELEKQLAAWCGAKHSVSCANGTDAIALPLMAWETGPGDAVFCPSFTFVATAQVVPWTGASPVFVDILPDTYNMDPASLEAAIARVKAEGKLTPKVVIAVDLFGQPADYPAIKAICDREGLKLISDNAQGFGCTLNGKATTDWADIATTSFFPAKPLGCYGDGGAVVTNDDRLAELVEALRVYGKVTPTDAAERNFHHDPKYLSLRVGMNSRLDTIQAAVLLEKLKIFADEIELRQKVAARYTDGLKDHVRRVPHVIEGGKSVWAQYVIEHENRDGLQTHLSQQGIPTAVYYPVPIHMQDFAADWAPPAGSMPVTEAASRYVIALPMHPYLSEEDQDRIIDAIRAFNG encoded by the coding sequence ATGTCCCTTCCCTTCATCGATCTTCAGGCCCAGCGCAAGCGCATCGAAACCGAGGTCAACGCCGCCATACTTTCCGTTGTAGAGAGCGGGCGCTACGTGCTCGGACCGGAAGTGACGGAGCTCGAAAAGCAACTCGCGGCCTGGTGCGGCGCGAAACATTCAGTCAGCTGCGCCAACGGCACGGACGCGATCGCCCTGCCGCTGATGGCATGGGAAACCGGCCCGGGTGACGCCGTCTTCTGCCCCTCCTTTACCTTCGTGGCGACGGCGCAGGTCGTGCCGTGGACGGGCGCCTCGCCGGTCTTTGTCGATATCCTGCCCGACACCTACAATATGGACCCGGCGAGCCTTGAGGCCGCCATCGCCCGCGTGAAGGCCGAAGGCAAGCTGACGCCGAAAGTCGTCATCGCGGTCGACCTGTTCGGCCAGCCGGCAGACTATCCGGCCATCAAGGCGATCTGCGACCGCGAAGGCCTGAAACTGATCTCCGACAATGCGCAGGGCTTTGGCTGCACGCTGAACGGCAAGGCGACGACCGACTGGGCCGACATCGCCACAACCAGCTTCTTCCCGGCCAAGCCGCTGGGCTGTTATGGCGACGGCGGCGCGGTGGTGACCAATGACGACCGCCTTGCCGAACTCGTCGAAGCGCTGCGTGTCTATGGCAAGGTGACGCCGACCGACGCGGCCGAGCGCAACTTCCATCACGACCCGAAATACCTCTCGCTGCGCGTCGGCATGAATTCCCGCCTCGACACGATCCAGGCCGCGGTGCTTCTGGAGAAGCTGAAAATCTTCGCCGACGAGATCGAGCTGCGCCAGAAAGTCGCCGCGCGGTATACGGACGGTCTGAAGGATCATGTCCGCCGCGTGCCGCACGTCATCGAGGGCGGCAAGAGCGTCTGGGCGCAATATGTCATCGAGCACGAGAACCGTGACGGCCTGCAGACGCATCTCTCCCAGCAGGGCATCCCGACAGCGGTCTATTATCCGGTGCCGATCCACATGCAGGACTTCGCCGCAGACTGGGCCCCGCCCGCCGGATCGATGCCTGTCACCGAAGCGGCCAGCCGCTACGTCATCGCCCTGCCCATGCACCCCTATCTTTCGGAAGAAGACCAGGACCGCATCATCGACGCGATCCGCGCGTTCAACGGCTGA
- a CDS encoding glycosyltransferase, which translates to MSQILHTESPIQQGKAAIRRMILPKPGSGAITFRENSPLVVAGTFQTGNGIGRAARSCYEALRLEGLSPIAVDLSTLFDQADTESIVPLSAMPRSRSGTLILFANAPETERALMALGLRRWHDWRIIGAWAWELPVGPKSWARQARMLSEVWYPSQYVRDALHQKLETSHHIVPHYVPAATDSPRPLLAESNDGVRLRALCIADGRSSLPRKNLLSAIRMFTHAFTGNEKTELVIKCRNLDLFPEYQREVMQAVAQDVRIKLIDQTLPQDEHDSLLARSDVLISPHRAEGFGLNLAEAMARGKAVIATGWSGNLEFMNTQNSILLPYRMIPVADPSGIYNGFDGAQWAEVEIDAGAKALRDLYDSPSAVSNLAEAAHASIRRTLVSDRYTDALFGRNDDPARNREMVRNTL; encoded by the coding sequence ATGAGCCAGATTTTGCATACTGAGTCGCCTATACAACAAGGTAAAGCCGCCATCCGGCGGATGATCCTGCCCAAACCGGGTTCAGGCGCCATCACTTTCCGCGAAAACAGCCCGCTGGTTGTGGCAGGCACCTTCCAGACCGGGAATGGTATCGGCCGCGCCGCGCGCTCCTGCTATGAGGCTCTGCGTCTTGAGGGCCTGTCCCCCATCGCCGTCGATCTCAGCACCCTGTTCGACCAGGCCGACACCGAGAGCATTGTGCCGCTGTCTGCCATGCCGCGTTCGCGAAGCGGCACGCTGATCCTGTTTGCCAATGCGCCGGAAACTGAACGGGCGCTGATGGCGCTGGGATTGCGCCGCTGGCATGACTGGCGGATTATTGGCGCCTGGGCCTGGGAATTGCCTGTCGGCCCGAAAAGCTGGGCGCGTCAGGCCCGGATGCTGTCCGAAGTCTGGTATCCCAGCCAGTATGTGCGCGACGCCCTGCACCAGAAGCTGGAGACCTCTCACCACATCGTCCCGCATTATGTGCCGGCTGCAACGGACAGCCCCCGGCCGCTTCTGGCGGAATCGAATGACGGCGTGCGTTTGCGTGCTCTCTGTATCGCCGACGGTCGCTCATCCCTGCCACGCAAGAACCTGCTGTCCGCTATCCGCATGTTCACTCACGCCTTTACAGGCAATGAGAAGACGGAGCTTGTCATCAAGTGCCGCAACCTGGACCTGTTTCCCGAATATCAGCGCGAAGTGATGCAGGCAGTGGCACAGGATGTCCGCATCAAACTGATCGATCAGACACTGCCGCAAGATGAACATGACTCGCTGCTGGCACGCAGTGATGTCCTCATATCGCCTCATCGGGCAGAAGGGTTTGGGCTCAACCTCGCCGAGGCGATGGCCCGCGGCAAGGCGGTGATAGCGACCGGCTGGTCAGGCAATCTTGAGTTTATGAACACGCAGAATTCCATTCTACTGCCGTACCGTATGATCCCCGTTGCAGACCCAAGCGGCATTTATAACGGCTTCGATGGCGCCCAGTGGGCCGAGGTGGAAATCGACGCGGGCGCAAAGGCCCTGCGCGACCTGTATGACAGCCCCTCCGCTGTCTCCAACCTGGCCGAAGCGGCCCACGCCTCGATTCGTCGGACGCTGGTATCGGATCGCTATACGGATGCCCTGTTCGGCCGGAATGATGATCCAGCCCGAAACCGGGAAATGGTCCGAAATACGCTGTAA
- the rfbC gene encoding dTDP-4-dehydrorhamnose 3,5-epimerase encodes MSLKVESLAISDVKLVTPPRFGDDRGFFSETYNAQRFKEAGIDADFVQDNHSLSAKRGTVRGLHYQAPPFAQAKLVRVLRGAIIDVAVDVRKGSPTYGKWVSAELSAQNGVQIYVPRGFLHGFATHEPDTEIAYKVDNYYSKECDGAVLWNDPTLAIDWGIPPAEAMLSDKDAAAPAFADFETPF; translated from the coding sequence ATGTCACTCAAAGTTGAATCATTAGCCATTTCGGATGTCAAACTCGTGACACCGCCTCGATTTGGTGATGATCGCGGCTTCTTCAGTGAAACCTACAATGCCCAGCGCTTCAAGGAAGCCGGTATCGACGCGGACTTTGTGCAGGACAATCACTCCTTGTCAGCCAAGAGGGGGACTGTCCGCGGCCTGCACTACCAGGCGCCGCCTTTCGCCCAAGCCAAGCTGGTTCGGGTGCTGCGCGGCGCGATCATCGACGTCGCGGTGGATGTGCGCAAAGGTTCGCCGACCTACGGCAAATGGGTCAGCGCGGAGCTAAGCGCGCAGAACGGGGTACAGATTTACGTGCCGCGCGGCTTCCTGCACGGCTTTGCCACGCACGAGCCGGATACCGAGATCGCCTACAAGGTCGACAATTATTATTCGAAGGAATGTGACGGCGCTGTTCTCTGGAATGATCCGACGCTGGCGATCGACTGGGGTATTCCGCCTGCGGAGGCCATGCTGTCCGACAAGGATGCAGCAGCGCCCGCCTTTGCAGATTTCGAGACGCCTTTCTGA
- a CDS encoding DUF2793 domain-containing protein, with protein sequence MDTSPRLALPFLLPNQAQKHVTHNEALQRLDALVQLTVQDRDLTAPPAAPEEGSCWIVAAGASGNWAGHEGKIAAWQDGAWTFVAPQTGWRAFIADEGLICVWSGSVWSEMLQNLSRLGIGTEADATNPFSAKLNKALWTAQYDAEGGDGNLRYTLNKEAPGKTLSLLMQSGWSGRAEIGLTGDDDLRVKVSEDGAGWTEALAVSRTDGRVRFPQGVTHEITGLPIAQYLPAPVEEIWRLDSSRPAIPRTFTLASASGTTLTLDGADVDQIYSNGMRDNVAVRVWNMSKSPAEAAWVDWNLSSTEMRVTDAAHIAGWMAGDTLRLGDPNPTGANVLEMVALDISGYLQNQLGAVFPQKGVMLGLFITSSDGVAALSFSADGSGGSAFGGNSLTDGSRNAMTLPIPTTEPSPISSSNLVFVREQLETGTTDLTITFARVLGVYV encoded by the coding sequence ATGGATACCTCGCCGCGTCTCGCTTTGCCGTTCTTGCTGCCGAACCAGGCCCAGAAGCACGTCACCCACAACGAAGCGCTGCAGCGGCTGGATGCGCTTGTGCAGCTCACCGTGCAGGACCGGGATCTCACCGCGCCGCCTGCCGCGCCGGAAGAGGGCAGCTGCTGGATCGTGGCGGCCGGGGCCAGTGGTAACTGGGCGGGCCATGAAGGCAAGATCGCTGCCTGGCAGGACGGCGCCTGGACGTTCGTCGCGCCGCAGACAGGCTGGCGGGCTTTTATTGCGGATGAGGGCCTGATCTGCGTCTGGTCCGGTTCGGTATGGTCTGAGATGCTGCAGAACCTGTCCCGCCTCGGCATCGGCACGGAGGCCGATGCGACGAACCCCTTCTCGGCAAAGCTGAATAAAGCGCTGTGGACTGCACAATACGATGCCGAGGGCGGCGACGGGAACCTGCGTTACACGCTGAACAAGGAAGCCCCCGGCAAGACCTTGTCCCTACTGATGCAATCAGGCTGGTCAGGCCGGGCAGAAATCGGTCTGACGGGCGACGACGACCTGCGTGTGAAGGTCAGTGAGGATGGTGCAGGCTGGACTGAGGCACTGGCGGTCAGCCGGACCGACGGACGCGTGCGGTTTCCGCAGGGCGTCACCCATGAGATAACAGGTCTGCCGATTGCTCAGTACCTGCCTGCGCCTGTGGAGGAGATCTGGCGGCTCGATTCTTCGCGGCCTGCCATACCGCGGACTTTCACGCTGGCCTCAGCAAGCGGGACAACCCTAACACTCGACGGTGCGGACGTGGACCAGATCTATTCCAATGGCATGCGGGACAATGTGGCAGTGCGCGTGTGGAACATGAGCAAGTCACCCGCCGAAGCTGCGTGGGTGGATTGGAACCTGTCCTCGACCGAAATGCGTGTAACCGATGCGGCCCACATTGCCGGTTGGATGGCTGGCGACACGCTGCGCCTGGGCGACCCGAACCCGACCGGCGCCAATGTGCTGGAAATGGTGGCGCTGGATATCAGCGGTTATCTGCAGAACCAGCTCGGCGCCGTATTTCCGCAGAAAGGCGTGATGCTGGGCTTGTTCATCACCTCGTCGGATGGGGTGGCGGCACTTTCCTTCTCGGCGGACGGCTCAGGCGGATCGGCGTTTGGCGGCAACAGCCTGACGGACGGATCGCGCAATGCCATGACGTTGCCCATACCGACGACGGAGCCGTCTCCTATTTCGTCCAGCAATCTGGTTTTCGTTCGCGAACAACTTGAGACCGGAACCACGGATCTGACGATCACGTTCGCACGGGTCCTGGGAGTTTATGTCTAG
- a CDS encoding class I SAM-dependent methyltransferase → MSHQPASSKGPASPRFDVCCVIDQGPQFFTEVVLWTICARQHLPADRYRLIVYVVGNGPADLIDWLEARDIEVRQAERPVPDSIICNAIVPFLDSHDADWVISTSSSLFFVRDPSPLFGSSRIRALPNDNARPPAETFRHLLAEAMPDKPYRPGFSPFPGPGGIRETHINNISSAMIAVPAARCRELAETWKKWALWLNEKADLLANPALFADKASFALAMEDLGEDVDFLPLQAGAILPSLLNIETPYALHIPAAHVPRTPNRFNENKTLRKFKLRPGATDAIQDLNACIREAVREIRELPSARKALGAFLNPEISEQHIRKEAANDPEFDNQSFWDNRYTTNIALGSGVGSRGTNMRLKRELISGFLDEMKPESILDVGCGDFEVLSGIDLKATYLGLDVSSVVVERNRVMFPGKSFKNTDFAALDDVTEYEADVVFNFEVLIHQHTYDAYARLVRNIVNAARKGGFISGYIQDPRPHLNSAIIAWHEPLTETLEKMGAKNIQVRAASPDTEAMCYVSFER, encoded by the coding sequence ATGTCCCATCAGCCCGCCAGCAGCAAAGGTCCGGCATCCCCGCGTTTCGATGTGTGCTGCGTGATCGATCAGGGACCCCAGTTCTTTACGGAAGTCGTTCTCTGGACCATTTGTGCCCGCCAGCACCTTCCCGCGGACAGATACCGGTTGATCGTTTATGTCGTTGGCAACGGCCCGGCGGACCTGATCGACTGGCTCGAAGCCAGGGACATCGAAGTGCGCCAGGCTGAACGGCCGGTACCGGATTCGATTATCTGCAACGCGATCGTACCCTTTCTGGATTCGCATGATGCCGATTGGGTTATTTCAACAAGCTCCAGCCTGTTCTTCGTTCGCGACCCGAGCCCGCTCTTCGGATCATCCCGCATCCGGGCGCTGCCGAACGACAATGCCCGGCCACCCGCGGAGACATTCCGGCACCTTCTTGCCGAAGCGATGCCGGACAAGCCATACCGTCCTGGCTTCTCTCCCTTTCCCGGCCCCGGCGGGATACGCGAAACCCATATCAACAACATCTCCAGCGCGATGATCGCCGTACCTGCAGCCCGGTGCCGGGAGCTGGCCGAGACCTGGAAAAAATGGGCCCTCTGGCTGAACGAGAAAGCAGACCTGTTGGCAAACCCTGCCCTGTTTGCCGACAAGGCTTCATTTGCACTTGCGATGGAAGACCTTGGGGAGGATGTCGACTTCCTGCCACTTCAGGCGGGCGCGATCCTGCCGTCGCTCCTGAATATCGAAACGCCCTATGCCCTTCACATACCAGCAGCGCATGTGCCGCGCACACCCAACCGCTTTAACGAGAACAAGACCCTGCGAAAGTTCAAGCTGAGGCCAGGTGCGACCGACGCCATCCAGGACCTGAACGCCTGCATCCGGGAAGCGGTCCGGGAAATCAGGGAATTGCCCAGCGCCCGCAAGGCCCTCGGCGCCTTCCTGAATCCGGAAATTTCTGAACAACACATTCGAAAAGAAGCCGCAAACGATCCTGAATTCGACAACCAGTCCTTCTGGGACAATCGGTATACGACAAACATCGCGCTAGGCTCCGGCGTCGGCTCGCGCGGCACCAATATGCGTCTGAAGCGGGAGCTTATTTCAGGCTTTCTGGATGAGATGAAACCAGAGAGTATCCTGGACGTGGGATGCGGTGACTTTGAAGTTCTGTCCGGTATCGATCTGAAGGCGACCTATCTCGGCCTTGATGTTTCATCCGTGGTGGTCGAGCGAAACCGCGTCATGTTCCCCGGGAAAAGCTTTAAAAACACAGACTTCGCCGCCCTAGATGATGTCACCGAATACGAGGCCGATGTCGTCTTCAATTTTGAAGTCCTTATCCATCAGCATACTTATGATGCTTATGCCCGGCTGGTGAGAAACATCGTGAACGCCGCCAGGAAAGGCGGTTTCATTTCCGGTTACATACAAGACCCACGGCCGCATCTGAACAGCGCCATCATAGCCTGGCACGAACCGCTGACCGAAACGCTTGAAAAAATGGGCGCAAAAAATATCCAGGTTCGTGCTGCTTCCCCCGACACTGAAGCCATGTGCTACGTTTCGTTCGAACGCTGA
- a CDS encoding glycoside hydrolase family 99-like domain-containing protein, with amino-acid sequence MTEPGAAAGGLVHTLRRKLSVALRAVWRRMPFPPGMKDRVAGFVFRNLPFLVSWSATYRNWKLEVDRLAEARLRQSLRGPVDADRPVHAELSGLPRPDALLARAIAFYLPQFHPIPENDEWWGEGFTEWTNVCRAKPQFEGHDQPVRPGEFGYYDLLEHPHVRRRQAALAKQYGLEGFCFYFYWFAGQRLLEAPIEAWAADEEIDFPFCLCWANESWSRTWDGREQEVLMGQNHTPEDDIAFISYLSRYLRNPKYLRVKGRPLVMVYRPGLLPDAKATAERWRSWCRENGIGEIYLTFTQSFDIADPADFGFDAATEFAPNNMGLEPEDGLVVPVSDDFECKIYDWSVLPKRAEAYEEPAYKLFRGVTPRWDNTARRMNRGTVFVNTGPDEYAGWLRNAALDVQARFSDPSERLVFINSWNEWAEGAHIEPDLTHGYAWLDATRRGLQSDKDAERVEPAELVHDMGAVAPAPRRKIIVVVHDLHRHGAQYLSLNFVSTLHSVFGYDVATIAGGDGALEDRFRTYGPLVQAMRGRTSERDLRDMIRALVSDGYTKAIVNSSASGWLAPYLAEQGIECIGLVHELPEIVSLMQLETNQRALDKLAKHVVFASETVRDRTAKEVLGHDWANPVIQPQGLYKRDGIISLDQKAAAHVQLCEEFGVPQSAKFILGVGYGDYRKGVDIFCRWALAAAASDASLHFIWVGALAPEMEKECQAILSEAGEVAANVHLPGFRNETGRFYAAASAFALTSREDPYPSTAIEALDAGTPVFMVAGTGGVADLAGDGAVTVLPDTDPEGFAREVVKLLGDQAAFQKAAANGLEIARSKFGFRSFVGDMLRLLDEPVPKISVIVPNFNYAHHLPQRIASILNQSLPVWEIIFLDDKSSDDSVAVAQKLLHNSSVRYRIIENGKNSGSVFAQWQKGVDLAEGDIVWIAEADDWAGRDFLKTAAAAFADADVAVSYTQSNQVSGEGEILSASYLDYVADIGLARWRKPFVTEGADELANGLSVKNTLPNVSGVLFRRQALQRVLDQYMDEILSYRVAGDWCVYARMGGEGKFAYDPRPLNYHRRHSESVTISRFGQAEWDEIQRMQAFVAGLADVDDDMARRADGYLKHLAERL; translated from the coding sequence GTGACAGAGCCGGGTGCAGCTGCGGGGGGATTGGTGCACACGCTTCGCAGGAAGCTTTCCGTCGCCCTGCGGGCGGTGTGGCGGCGCATGCCATTTCCGCCGGGTATGAAAGACCGCGTGGCGGGGTTCGTGTTCCGCAATCTGCCCTTCCTGGTAAGCTGGAGCGCGACCTATCGGAACTGGAAGCTGGAGGTCGACCGGCTGGCCGAGGCCCGGCTTCGGCAGTCGCTGCGCGGCCCTGTGGACGCTGACCGGCCAGTTCATGCTGAACTGTCCGGCCTGCCGCGTCCTGACGCCCTGCTGGCACGGGCGATCGCTTTTTACCTGCCCCAGTTCCATCCGATTCCCGAGAATGATGAATGGTGGGGAGAGGGGTTTACCGAGTGGACCAATGTCTGCCGGGCGAAGCCGCAGTTCGAGGGGCATGACCAGCCGGTCCGGCCGGGGGAGTTCGGCTATTATGACCTGCTGGAGCATCCGCATGTGCGGCGGCGTCAGGCGGCGCTGGCGAAGCAATACGGTCTGGAGGGGTTCTGCTTTTACTTCTACTGGTTTGCCGGCCAGCGCCTGCTCGAGGCGCCGATCGAAGCCTGGGCGGCGGACGAGGAGATCGACTTCCCGTTCTGCCTGTGCTGGGCGAACGAGAGCTGGAGCCGCACCTGGGACGGGCGTGAGCAGGAAGTCCTGATGGGGCAGAACCACACGCCGGAAGATGACATCGCTTTCATCTCCTATCTTTCCCGCTATCTGCGCAATCCGAAATACCTGCGTGTGAAAGGGCGGCCGCTTGTGATGGTCTACCGCCCGGGCCTGTTGCCGGATGCGAAGGCGACGGCGGAACGCTGGCGTAGCTGGTGCCGGGAGAACGGGATCGGAGAAATCTATCTGACCTTCACGCAGTCTTTCGACATAGCGGATCCGGCAGACTTTGGCTTCGACGCGGCAACGGAGTTCGCGCCGAACAATATGGGGCTGGAACCGGAGGACGGCCTTGTCGTTCCGGTGTCGGATGATTTCGAGTGCAAGATCTATGACTGGAGCGTCCTGCCGAAACGGGCAGAGGCTTATGAAGAGCCCGCTTACAAACTGTTCCGCGGGGTGACGCCGCGCTGGGACAATACGGCCCGGCGGATGAACCGGGGCACGGTGTTCGTGAACACCGGTCCGGACGAATATGCCGGCTGGCTGCGCAACGCGGCTCTGGACGTGCAGGCCCGTTTCAGTGATCCGTCAGAGCGTCTCGTCTTCATCAATTCCTGGAATGAGTGGGCCGAAGGGGCGCATATCGAGCCGGACCTGACACATGGCTATGCCTGGCTCGACGCAACCCGCCGGGGGCTGCAATCGGACAAGGATGCAGAACGGGTGGAGCCTGCAGAGCTTGTGCATGACATGGGGGCCGTGGCGCCTGCACCGCGCCGGAAGATCATCGTTGTCGTGCATGACCTGCACCGGCACGGGGCGCAGTACCTGTCACTCAACTTCGTCTCTACCCTGCACAGCGTGTTCGGATATGATGTGGCGACGATTGCCGGCGGCGACGGCGCGCTGGAAGACCGGTTCCGGACCTATGGTCCGCTGGTTCAGGCCATGCGCGGCCGGACAAGTGAACGGGATCTGCGTGACATGATCCGTGCGCTCGTGTCGGATGGCTACACAAAGGCGATCGTGAATTCTTCCGCGTCCGGCTGGCTCGCGCCCTATCTTGCAGAGCAAGGGATCGAGTGTATCGGCCTAGTGCATGAACTGCCGGAGATTGTCTCGCTGATGCAGCTGGAGACCAACCAGCGGGCATTGGACAAGCTTGCGAAACATGTCGTCTTCGCTTCTGAAACGGTGCGTGACCGAACGGCGAAGGAAGTGCTTGGTCACGACTGGGCCAATCCGGTGATCCAGCCGCAAGGTCTCTACAAGCGCGACGGAATCATCTCGCTGGATCAGAAAGCGGCGGCTCATGTACAGCTGTGTGAGGAATTCGGCGTTCCGCAAAGTGCGAAATTCATCCTTGGGGTTGGCTATGGCGACTATCGCAAGGGGGTCGACATATTCTGTCGCTGGGCACTGGCCGCAGCAGCATCGGACGCTTCCCTGCATTTCATTTGGGTCGGAGCGCTGGCACCGGAGATGGAGAAAGAATGCCAGGCGATCCTGTCGGAAGCTGGTGAGGTGGCCGCGAATGTCCATCTGCCCGGTTTCCGGAATGAGACAGGCCGGTTCTATGCGGCTGCAAGCGCATTCGCGCTGACGTCTCGGGAAGACCCGTATCCGTCCACCGCGATCGAAGCACTGGATGCGGGCACGCCTGTGTTCATGGTCGCCGGAACCGGGGGCGTCGCAGACCTGGCCGGCGATGGCGCCGTCACCGTGTTGCCTGATACAGACCCGGAGGGGTTCGCAAGGGAAGTTGTGAAGTTACTGGGAGATCAGGCTGCGTTCCAGAAGGCTGCAGCAAACGGCCTGGAGATCGCCCGCAGCAAGTTTGGTTTCCGCAGCTTCGTCGGCGACATGCTGCGTCTTCTGGATGAGCCGGTGCCGAAAATCTCGGTGATTGTGCCGAACTTCAACTATGCCCATCATCTTCCGCAGCGGATCGCGTCTATCCTGAACCAGTCCCTGCCGGTATGGGAGATCATCTTCCTGGACGACAAGTCCTCGGATGACAGTGTGGCTGTGGCGCAGAAGCTTTTGCACAACAGTTCCGTCCGTTACCGGATTATCGAAAACGGGAAAAACTCGGGCTCGGTCTTTGCTCAATGGCAGAAGGGGGTGGATCTTGCTGAAGGGGACATCGTCTGGATTGCCGAGGCGGACGACTGGGCGGGACGTGACTTCCTGAAGACGGCTGCGGCGGCGTTTGCCGACGCGGACGTCGCAGTCTCCTATACGCAATCCAATCAGGTGAGCGGGGAGGGGGAGATCCTCTCTGCCAGCTATCTGGATTATGTGGCAGATATCGGCCTCGCGCGCTGGCGCAAACCATTTGTGACGGAAGGTGCGGATGAGCTCGCCAATGGCTTGTCGGTGAAGAACACCTTACCCAATGTGAGTGGGGTTTTGTTCAGACGGCAAGCCCTGCAGCGGGTCCTCGATCAGTATATGGATGAAATTCTTTCCTACCGTGTCGCCGGGGACTGGTGCGTCTATGCGCGTATGGGTGGTGAGGGGAAGTTCGCCTACGATCCCCGTCCGCTGAACTATCATCGCCGCCATTCGGAAAGCGTAACAATCTCAAGGTTCGGTCAGGCCGAATGGGACGAGATCCAGCGCATGCAGGCCTTCGTCGCCGGACTGGCGGATGTCGACGACGACATGGCACGGCGTGCCGACGGGTATCTGAAGCATCTCGCTGAAAGACTCTAG
- a CDS encoding ATP-binding cassette domain-containing protein encodes MSGNVREQGLSEHDPRLIWNRRHQLRGVKALSGISFDLKNGDRLAIIGRNGSGKTTLLQTLAGIISPSEGRLISRGNITSLININIGIQAEATGHRNITLRGLAAGYSRKEIEEKRQGIAEFSELGDFLNMPMESYSAGMRMRLTFAIATAFSPEILILDEWLSAGDVAFKKRATDRMQEFVSQAGILILASHSHKLIMDNCATGIWLDGGRIQAAGPVADVLKAYEESMT; translated from the coding sequence GTGAGCGGAAACGTTCGGGAACAGGGCCTGTCGGAGCATGATCCGCGCCTGATCTGGAACAGGCGTCACCAGCTTCGAGGCGTAAAGGCGCTTTCAGGCATCTCATTTGACTTGAAAAACGGAGACCGACTGGCAATCATCGGCCGGAACGGATCAGGCAAGACCACGCTGCTTCAGACCCTTGCGGGTATTATCTCCCCTTCTGAAGGACGATTGATTTCGCGCGGGAACATCACAAGTCTCATCAATATCAATATCGGCATCCAGGCCGAGGCGACCGGCCATCGCAATATCACGCTCCGCGGCCTGGCCGCCGGGTATTCCCGAAAGGAAATCGAGGAAAAGCGACAAGGGATCGCAGAGTTCTCTGAGCTGGGTGACTTCCTGAACATGCCGATGGAATCTTATTCCGCAGGGATGCGGATGCGACTGACCTTTGCCATCGCGACGGCTTTCAGCCCGGAAATCCTTATTCTGGACGAGTGGCTCAGCGCCGGAGACGTGGCATTCAAAAAGCGGGCAACCGACCGCATGCAGGAATTTGTCTCGCAGGCAGGCATTCTGATACTCGCCTCGCACAGCCACAAGCTGATCATGGACAATTGCGCGACCGGCATCTGGCTGGACGGCGGCAGAATTCAAGCCGCCGGCCCAGTCGCGGATGTCCTGAAGGCCTACGAAGAAAGCATGACCTGA
- a CDS encoding ABC transporter permease, with protein sequence MTRPVRVSTTDRFNPMIVLTDLVDGAKRIHLWLAFASDEIQNRYRRSKLGLAWIVLSYLIFVATISIFFGTFSDLDHNRFTIYVAINFAIFTFLLGNITDGCAVFRVARTWISSVPLPHSTHIYKSIARSLFVFAINMIVAMTIFFLYGYKLELVAWEAIPAFILLLVDAVFVQMILGYITARFRDIEHLIQSITRILFFTTPVLWVRDEHVSRGMRTTVSELNPMTHALEIFSAPILGRHADPHSWVFILYMSVALFVIALIVGGYSHRRLPYWL encoded by the coding sequence ATGACCAGACCCGTCAGAGTTTCCACGACGGACCGCTTCAATCCCATGATTGTGCTGACCGATCTGGTCGATGGCGCCAAGCGAATTCACCTGTGGCTGGCTTTTGCTTCAGATGAAATCCAGAACCGTTACCGCCGCAGTAAATTGGGGTTGGCCTGGATTGTTCTTTCGTATCTGATTTTCGTCGCCACGATTTCGATCTTTTTCGGCACCTTCTCCGACCTCGATCACAACCGCTTCACCATCTATGTGGCGATTAATTTTGCCATCTTCACATTCCTGCTTGGGAATATCACGGACGGTTGTGCCGTATTCCGTGTTGCCCGCACCTGGATAAGCAGTGTGCCGTTGCCGCATTCGACGCACATCTACAAAAGCATTGCGCGATCGCTCTTCGTCTTTGCCATCAACATGATCGTCGCAATGACCATCTTTTTCCTGTACGGATATAAATTAGAACTGGTCGCCTGGGAGGCAATCCCGGCCTTTATCCTGTTGCTGGTGGATGCCGTGTTCGTCCAGATGATTCTCGGCTATATCACCGCCCGCTTCCGCGACATCGAGCACCTGATCCAATCGATCACCCGTATCCTGTTTTTCACGACCCCCGTCCTCTGGGTTCGCGATGAACACGTCTCACGCGGGATGCGCACCACCGTTTCGGAACTCAATCCGATGACACATGCGCTGGAAATTTTCTCTGCCCCCATTCTCGGTAGGCACGCTGACCCGCACAGCTGGGTGTTCATCCTGTACATGTCGGTAGCGTTGTTTGTTATCGCACTTATTGTGGGCGGATATTCGCACCGCCGCCTGCCCTACTGGTTGTAG